In the Ranitomeya imitator isolate aRanImi1 chromosome 2, aRanImi1.pri, whole genome shotgun sequence genome, tcaaaagtgaaaaataaaaatgacaaaatgatggctagtgttgagcgcaagtgctcgctacttgagtttgcatcgggtgctctgtTATGCACTGAGTATCGCAGATTCCCGCATGTTTTTTGGGGGTGTCCAACAGctaacagccacgaaacatgcgGGTCACGGACTCgagcacctgtgatattcggtgcgTATCCGTTGCAAACTGTAGCAGTGAGAGCACTTTAttctcaacactaatgacgacatattcaatatgagacctaatgttatcaaattcagtGTCGTACCTgttggttcaaaatgctcactatacacctggataaaatccttcaggggtgtggtttccaaaatggggtcacttgtagggggtttccactgattaggcacattgggggctctccaaacgcgacatggaaacgttgctccttcccttccgagctcttccgtgcgcttaaatagtagtattcccccacatgtggggaatcagcatactccgaagtaattgcacaacaaattttgttatccattttctcctgttacccttgtaaaaataaaaaagtttgggcctaaagtaacttttttgtgaaaaaagttaaatgatcattttttttttccacattgcttCACTTCTCGTGAATCAccttgtagttttgagcaccttgatgggtgcagtttttagaatggtgtcacatttgggtattttctatcatatgggcccctcaaagtcacttcaaacgtgaggtggtccctaaaaaaatggttttgtaaattttgttggaaaaattagaaatagctggtcaagtcatatcgaagaaatgttaccactatcatgaagtataatatgtcatgagaaaacaatctcagaatcagtgggatccgttgaagtattccagcgttattaccacataaagtgacacttgtcagaattgtaaaaattgtgcaTCCAAATTGCTAGGGATCCCATAACATTGTTGAGGCTTGGTACTGGGCATCAGAGCATTGTCCCTGGCATTTGGCTCTTGGATCAATTGTTATATTCACTTTAAGGGACATACTTATCTCTGACACTTATTGTATAGCCATAAGATATTTCATAAATGTTTGACAGATGTAAATCCCACCTCTTGGAGAATGTAGGTTCAAAATCACCTCTCTTACATGCGAGCTTCTGTCCATTGAATGTTATGGCAGATCAGAAAGCAGCATGAACCTCTCAGCTGGAAGCGATTCATTCGCATTGTAGGGATAATTGTTTTCACAAGAAAAGGTAAAGTTTTGTGCTCCTAAACTAAATACTAATTTTGCACATACATTACAAGGCACCTAAGTCACATTCAGACCCTTTGGTTACCTAACTAGAAATATTTGATTTTTCAGGGTCCCAATAGTGCACTGCATATAATGGAAGGACCCCAAAACCATCCAATTAATTTTGGAATCTATCTTTATACGGAGTCACAGCTCCATTTTTCTGGACTGACAGAAAAGTAAATTCTCTACAAAATGCAGTAAGAAAGAAATTAAAATATTTTGGttgcctgtagccaccactagagggagcttaggatTTTAATGTATACTGTAATACTTTGAACTCAAAATATCATTTTGTAGtatactccctctagtggtggtaggAAGTTACCTGAATTTTATTATTTCATTGGCTAAACTAGAGCTTTAATAACTATAATAGATTTCTGCACGGAATTTTTACACTATTTTGATAAGAAAGCATTTCATTTCAGACTTTGAGCAAATTGAGATCGTGGACAAGTCTCAATTAAAAACTAAATTTGAAGGCACTTGACATTCAAACCTTTTGCACAAGTATAAATTTGGTTAAAGACCTTCTTTATTTTATTAATAAAAGATATAAACTCTACATAAAAAGCATAAAAACATAGGGCATGCTCAACTTTATACAGCAGTGCAGTCAATTGTGCATGTACAAAACAAACACGACAATTGTCCATTCGCTCTTTAACTCTTCTGTATGTTTAGCCAACAGAAGAAGAAAAGATTTCGTGATAAACGTCCTTCCAGAAACCTGAATGCAAATGATCAGGTATCAGTATACAAAAGTCACTCAAGATTCCGAGTCTTCTATAACAGATGGACAATTACATAAAAATGTCAAAAAACATCTCACGTTCTCAATgtacaaaaaaaacacaacttatCCAAACATGAGAGACTGTAAGAACATCCAAACAGCTACAAGTTTACTGGATTAACCAAATTCAGGGTGATTTTGGATTATATTTGTCTTGTACCCCTTTTGGAAGCTTCTCGTTACTTGTGTTTTAATGCAATATTTACCGTTGGTCCTTCATTATATGGTTCATTACAGATTGTCAAATTTAGTCGTATCAAGATTTCTTTTAAAAAAAGtatcaagatttaaaaaaaaaaagttttgcagaTTATGGCAGTTCAACTATTGCTGTATGGGAAAGGTTAATCCATTAAACACTTGAACTATGTCATTCACTTATGAGACTATTAAAATTATTGATGTCAACTTGAAGTGAAACCAAGGTGGACGGGTTGTCCTGGTCACAAGTGTTCAGTGGAATCGACAGATGCAAAACTGAGCAATCCTTATGTAACGCAGCTTGTAGACGTATCGGGACTTCTTGCATTTTAAAGATTTGTATAAGACTCCAACTTCTTTGTAGAATGGTTCACTGACCATTGAACTTTCTTTGGAGGTAACACAACCTTTGCACAAACAATAAGCCTCAACAAGCTTCTGTGGATACCGGTTCAAATCTTTATTCATCctaaaaataaaaatggaataTTGGATCAGTGGGCATTCGTGTAGATACAGCAGAAATAAAAAAAACTTCTCATTATTTTAAAGGGAATGTGATACCCAATTCATGGCCAGgatgtatcaggcaccggctgcTTGACTTCAGCCATATATGTTTAACTCTAAAACGCTGCGTTGGTTCAGAGAAAAACATAATTTAATAGCCACTGGGTACCAAGCCACACAAGAGACCAATCAAAAGCTGGGTTCCCAACATCTTCTCACCGCCCACTGCTCTGGTGTCTCCCTATCGGCGCAAGCATGGAGAAACCTGTGATTCAAGGAGAGGACAGGGAGAAGCCGCCGGTGACCCGCCTTTCCGACTAGTGTCCCGTTCAGTTCAGTGTCTCCGGCGGCTCTTAAACTATGTTTTCCTCTGAAGTGCCACATTATTTCAGAGGTAGGCATATATTGCTGAAACATTTCACCCAAGGCTACACTTGCATTCACCTTTGTATTTTGATGAACAATGCCAATATGTCATTCAACTCGATTAAAATGACTACGCTTGAGCCTTTTTTCTCAGCCTATACATAAAAATGCTATATAGGAAATGCCGAGTAACTTTGTAAATGCATAGCATTACTTATCCTGGAAGGCTCTTAAGTTACGAAAAGTCTGGTTTTAGAGGTGGCAAATTGGACAATTCCCTAGAGCTCAATAAACAGCTGGATTCCTGTGGGTAGCCTAAATGTAGAACTGTCATGATCTGCTTAGCTTGTGGGATTaggtagttcagaggttaatctggacggcctctctctgggattctgggaggctgcttatagcctcattgtggggtcattccttgtcgcttatactctgacccttggccgagtgtgtgtgaccctgttgtgcctgtgtctgtgctttgggcctgtgctactttatgtttgtctggttctgatctggttctgtccccgttaagagttctgcctgtccctcctgtactttgctgctatctccatgtatgactccttgcctacgttctgactattctctgacccCCGTTTGTATGACCTGAGTTCCCTTATGCTCTACTCCAGGGTCCCTGTAGTGTCCTGCGCTCATCTCCTGCAGCAggatgctaagccccgccccctgtggtcacatgatcgcaggtccttcTGCTTTCTGCTATCCTCAGCATCTCCTCTCACCACGCTGCTCAGGTCCCATCTGTTAGACCTTTCCCTGCGgcatctgaccccgggctctcccgcagtgtgggtgagtcaccctgctcagccatGGCAGTTCGCCAGTGCTGACTGGATCCTGATAAGAACATGATCAACTTCCATAAAGTACCGTAAAGAACCCGATAGTTTACCATCTTTAactttaaagggaatatatcaTATGACACCTGCTGCTTGATCCACGGCTCCCACATTATAAGCATGTACTGTATATTTGAAAAAACTGCAACATATCAGAGAATGTAATAGCTGAAACCAGAGCCAGGGACTAGGTGACTACGAAGACTAGACACGATAGTATATCCCCACAAGCTACTCCTAACCCTGTTGATTGAAAGAATTCCCCTGTATTTTTATTGAGAGAAACCTGTCATACAAGCAAAGCAGAAAGTGGTAGGCTGATGGGGACCTATTTTTCTAGTCAATTGTCCCTGGTTGTCCCTTAACTATGATTGTCCTTGGAATGCCATAGCGTACATGCCATACATGTTCATATTGAGGGAGCTGTTCTTAATTTGTAATGTCCATGGTTTGAACAGGATGACTCatatgacatgttccctttaacggGAATCTttcagaaggtttttgctatttcatgtgagagcagcataatatagggcaagtgagcctgattccaaggtcacttactaggctatgtgctgtagtttcaatacaatcagtgttgtatcagcaagagattatcactgtcCGACTAGGTCTCACATGCAGACAATTCAGGCTAATTTGTTTAACCCTGTCCCGAACACTGATTAGTTGTTTAATGGCAAAGTACAATGTACACagcaatctgccaatcagtggtgtgggcagggttatacagtgcTCAGCGTTCACAGCACTCCTAGATCTATAACAGATAAACCAGGATTCTATTAAAAccacaccaagcagtccagtaagtgatacattctaGGAATCAGGCTATCTTgccatatattatgctgctctcagattacatggaaaaacctgatgacagattccctttaagacatttTATGGTGCTATCATGTGACCACTAAATGACATTGTATTCGAAACATACGACAGTGTTATGTTGATATAGATGGCAGTACTATTTTAAGGCattttatggtggtattatttgggcattgCATCAAAAGTATTATTTTATGGTAGTAGCATTCATGAATAACCCCCTGTGAGGGGTGATGGGGTTTTACCTGTTGCTCACTGTGACCTTTTCTACAGAACTAGTGCAGAGTGGTATTCGCAATTCCCATTTGACCGCAATCTTTTCCTCACACATTCCTATGTTACTCTGCTTATAGGCAGACTAATTCTTCTGCAATAGGAAACCAGTCCATAATATAGTGCAGAAGCACAATGCTACTTGCTAATGGCAACACCATAGACAGCATGTCAATGCTATGCTATGTCAATAGCATAGATACAAATGAGATCCCTTTTAGGTGCTGAGTGCTGACTGACCCGAGAACACTACTAATGACCAATATTCAGAGGGTTGAACCACTTTTCTTTACCACTTCCATGTTTGCAAACATTATGGCGCCCACATGTCTACTCAATGAAATGGCTATAAGGACAATCTGGCATGGGCCCACATTCTCTAGGTGTCCTGTAGCTGTCACATGAGCTATTTCTTGGAACTTTGCACACTCCGGAGATCACTCCCTATAACAAGGTCTTTTGTGCTATGTATAAGCCTTTTTACTCATCCATTATTTCGTGACTTTACACTTTTCTCAAAATAAATCTGCCACCTACGCAAAGTTGACGAGAAATTCTATGTAGGACATCCACCCATACCTTTCACTGTGCCCTTAAATATTTCATCACCGCTTTACAGGATCTGTAAGCTTCCTCCATACATGATCACATCTTAATCCTAGCACAGGCCTTCTGTTGTTCTCCCAATTTGTCCCTCCAAACTCCTGCTGTAATGACTAACTTATTACAAGCTAAATATAGAAGTGTAAGAAGCTTAGTAAGTGTGAAAGTCATTATTCTGAATGAATGTATTGGAAGTTATTTTGGGTACAATAAAGCTAGTTCTTACCTGTAGGACCATGGAGAAATACTCCTGTCTTGGATCAGCTCTGAGGATGTGTTGACACTTGTGGGGCATTTCTTCATCTTTGCTTCAGAGAGATGGTCTGACTTACTCAGAAGAAGAGAATCTGGACATAGTCGATGAAGTTTATGCCTTAAATGTTCCTCAGAAGGATCCTTGCATCTTGTGTGTTTCCCTTGACACACCATAAAGGATAAGAGCAGAATGAGATCGAGCATCAGCTTCTTCATCTGCATAAGCAAAAGATGGATAAGGATCAAGACCTTCACTGTTGTTGTGAATAGATCAATTGATGCAATTCTTGACTAGATCTTGCATTGTGCATCCTTCAACATGTTCTGCTTCAGCGGTCGATCCATAACTTACAACATATTTAGCGTTATATTTATATGTCATTAAGGacaagtgcagtgccccagagtcctggtcgctgcagtaatgtcgctctgccactaaggggagtgatgttatgtctgattgcaataaaggagttcacctgaccaggtatcacagtcacacattacacttcacactccggccaccagggggagcaaaaggcactatgtattagaccactcctcacactctggtaaaactgggggttggataggaagttagagagaaagcagcctgggagagctccagggaggacctgtcaggggtgggttcctgacaggtacctagcagaaaggacagaacgtgacggagccgcgcctgcactaccttgcggcggcatcctaaggaaggacacgaagcgaagtatattgtggagaagtgagaaacgagatcacagcacaaggagatagaaccagtaggagtcgtgccccgagatcggcaacatcctactgaggcgcgtagcctgtggccggaacgccgaggaagtaactgactccatgcattacttcaaacagcagcaggacagttgattacaggttggctgtctaccttaaatcacctaagcagacatagggggcaaacgtggagaggggcgtctatagggtcccagaatagctccgagcctacccgtcatacgggtgcgtcctagccagataaacttgggggacggaaaagagaaagaactgatacgagagttgtgaggactatcccgtggtgttcagcagggaaggactacaacacacaggcgctagttggtaggcaacgatttccacctgcaaagggaactctggatgtgccttcggaccagccggtctcagccagccctgttaactgtactctggattgcggaccccgaagccttaagcaaaaaggtaaagagactgcaaccctgtgtcctcgttattaaccgcgcctcgcaTCATCactacctacactactgggaagccctgaggatatacttcacctgagggaaggtataccatctagctgccctaacaccaccccagtggaccccttagcagcgttggtcaccctgaccgaataccacaggtggcatcatgaaccctGGACTAACTttcatcacctttattggacgtcccttagcagggtcacggaccaggtccagccaccgtgacaaccccagcaccgagacagagaggaccggtacctagtaacccgcggccctgcgtctgggggcgctccacaagcacTTATTGAGAAAGTGTCATCTCATTCACCTTCCAGCAGCCTGCAGCTCTCTCTTCTTCTGAGACCTCCTCAGTGTCTGAAATCTTTGTTCAGAAAACAAAATGTTTGGAAAACTGCTTAGCATGATATAAAATGATAAAAGGCGGTATCATCGCACATTTCTGGTTCATGCAGCTCCTGCTCAAATGCTTGCAGGACCCCTACCAGCCAGTGCAGCTTCTAATTTAGTGATGATGTTCTGACAcaaatgtgaccgctgcagccaatttttTGCCTACGCTAGAAGTGGCATTTTGCTGGTAAAGTTAGTATGTCTCCATTTTTTTTGTAACTTACTAAGCTGG is a window encoding:
- the LOC138664912 gene encoding interleukin-17D-like; the protein is MKKLMLDLILLLSFMVCQGKHTRCKDPSEEHLRHKLHRLCPDSLLLSKSDHLSEAKMKKCPTSVNTSSELIQDRSISPWSYRMNKDLNRYPQKLVEAYCLCKGCVTSKESSMVSEPFYKEVGVLYKSLKCKKSRYVYKLRYIRIAQFCICRFH